A stretch of Numenius arquata chromosome 11, bNumArq3.hap1.1, whole genome shotgun sequence DNA encodes these proteins:
- the CDHR2 gene encoding cadherin-related family member 2, translating to MAWRSLVLLPFLLTAVSANTAPLFNMTVVYVPEDLELGQYAFQLKAYDLDGDQIVYSISETFYFSVDSLTGNVTLRNYLDRETQPRLTMTVTVSDRINAPVSRRLTVIVEDRNDNAPVFHNLPYQATIPENMTVNSIIFTVFANDSDTGDASKVSYSIDEVIPDSTTNRWLFYILPNGKVILNGSLDYAKNTFYQLKILAMDGGGWLHNEWVIQKSWTYLSLTILDLPNLDPRFLHEPYSGSVPENCDLGTIVLTVTAMDRDTGVNDEISYSITNASVSFAIDPKTGTITVSKPLDREQLPSEEVLLEVKAREKNLDIYGKVAQTSTLVTVLVTDVNDNKPQFYHCSLPSCNFSTSAQNNFSGNIIEHSSSRLPVSNLSIVAHDPDKGINGSFELYLQGPNASAFTVSPAKIVGTGEVQLLVQNPAAVDYEISHVMVVQIVANDTGNPTDCCSTATVTINLIDSNDHIPEFPQSTYYLSVMENCDDGTIVTPNITAYDPDSGVLGQITYELLPETIRNIFMVNATTGAVLVQNGSLLDRETRSIYYANLQAKDGGGLVGTTVLEITVLDANDMAPVITGSYFISVEEGQNVSTQIQAIDNDEPGNPNSQLGFRILPGPFSENFTINETTGDMHSKEPLDREALDDEQGQMVVTVEVYDHGVPQLSTSVNVTITVGDINDNAPMFVNQSYEFSVFEDSPGSLVGQVEATDADRTEINSRISFLLERSSGSSNFLIRSFRLGTGNYSGNLSVDPDTSLDYDTMQQKFFSLVVVAENTAADQVGDRTNVTVVVHILDVNDEPPTIQSPSPDNIHVSENGTQQGLVLTLFASDPDTNHSLVFEELAVACSKAGISAGEVCWDWFLLAPNGSVLVNSLDIDYELCDLVEITLRAEDLYTEKGNRYSQNETLRIHITDVNDNVPLFLPISETFVVVPEISPVGLQVATVKATDADSGMAGSIIFSIASVVLVEDNGVNRTLENLFKADTIEDKGIYTGSIQVASNLDSSLKGQYQVTVEAQDKEQPVHTAQIVLNIFAVDQSYRVHLQFVTTVDQVQNNSESIKAALTTATKAGVYVAAIRSVEETRASQVEAKSVMEAYFVYRNGTALDINQLSVLIQSDPQILAELVNLGLAVIGPGEAVKPTKETELIGIIAGLAAFLLIFILIMTLVLVLTTRSYKRKLSAMKALKVATTFSPAMVQQGAGIPGTNQYNAEGANPMLNLSIDPSHDLGFHEDSVSVASVNSLDENTVNAPGDYNLKDKLGKAQPTDHGDEEVLVAALNQKEPTKMAYINTTFTTTDL from the exons ATGGCATGGCGCTCGCTGGtgctgctccctttcctcctgaCAGCAG TTTCAGCCAACACAGCCCCATTGTTCAACATGACTGTCGTCTACGTGCCTGAGGACCTGGAGCTGG GCCAGTATGCTTTCCAGCTGAAGGCTTATGACTTAGACGGGGATCAGATCGTCTACAGCATCAGCGAGACCTTCTACTTCTCTGTTGATAGCCTGACAGGCAATGTGACACTGAGGAATTACCTGGACCGTGAG ACCCAGCCCAGACTCACCATGACCGTCACTGTGTCTGATAGGATAAACGCACCG GTCTCCAGAAGGCTCACAGTCATCGTGGAGGACCGTAATGACAACGCCCCAGTCTTCCACAACCTGCCGTATCAAGCCACCATCCCTGAG AACATGACAGTCAACAGCATCATCTTCACCGTGTTTGCCAACGACAGTGACACTGGGGACGCCTCCAAAGTCAGCTACAGCATCGATGAG GTGATCCCAGACAGCACGACGAATCGCTGGCTCTTCTACATCCTGCCCAATGGGAAAGTGATACTCAATGGCTCACTGGACTATGCCAAGAACACCTTCTACCAGCTCAAGATCCTGGCCATG GATGGTGGAGGGTGGCTGCACAATGAGTGGGTCATCCAGAAGAGCTGGACCTACCTGTCCCTGACCATTCTCGACTTGCCCAACCTGGACCCACGGTTCCTCCACGAGCCCTACTCCGGCTCTGTGCCTGAGAACTGCGACCTG GGTACCATTGTGCTGACCGTCACCGccatggacagagacacaggGGTGAATGACGAAATCTCCTACAGCATCACCA ATGCCAGCGTCTCCTTTGCTATCGATCCTAAGACGGGCACCATCACTGTGAGTAAGCCCCTGGACCGTGAGCAGCTGCCAAGTGAGGAGGTGCTGCTGGAAGTCAAG GCACGTGAGAAGAACCTGGACATCTATGGCAAGGTGGCCCAGACTAGCACCTTGGTGACAGTCCTGGTGACCGATGTCAATGACAACAAGCCCCAGTTCTAccactgctccctccccagctgcaacTTCTCCACCAGTGCCCAGAACAACTTCAGCGGCAACATCATAGAGCATTCCTCCTCCAGATTGCCCGTGTCCAACCTCAGTATCGTCGCACACGACCCGGACAAG GGCATCAACGGCAGCTTTGAGCTGTACCTGCAGGGTCCGAATGCCAGCGCCTTCACTGTCTCCCCAGCAAAGATCGTGGGCACAGGGGAGGTCCAGCTCCTGGTGCAAAACCCAGCTGCTGTGGACTACGAGATAAGCCATGTCATGGTGGTGCAG ATCGTTGCTAATGACACAGGGAACCCCACGGactgctgctccacagccactGTAACCATCAACCTCATTGACAGCAACGACCACATCCCTGAGTTCCCTCAGAGCACCTACTACCTGAGCGTGATGGAGAACTGCGATGATGGCACCATCGTCACCCCAAACATCACG GCCTATGATCCTGACAGCGGTGTGTTGGGCCAGATCACCTACGAGCTGCTCCCGGAGACCAT CCGTAATATCTTCATGGTGAATGCCACGACTGGGGCAGTGCTGGTGCAGAATGGGAGCTTGCTGGACCGGGAGACTCGCTCCATCTATTACGCCAACCTCCAGGCCAAGGATGGGGGCGGCCTGGTGGGCACCACCGTGCTGGAGATCACCGTGCTGGATGCCAACGACATGGCGCCCGTCATCACCGGCTCCTACTTCATCTCAGTGGAAGAGGGGCAGAATGTCAGTACACAGATCCAG GCCATTGACAACGATGAGCCTGGCAACCCAAACAGCCAGTTGGGCTTCAGGATCTTACCAGGACCGTTTAGTGAAAACTTCACCATCAACGAGACCACAGGTGACATGCACAGCAAGGAGCCACTGGATCGTGAGGCCTTGGACGACGAGCAGGGGCAGATGGTGGTGACGGTGGAAGTGTACGACCACGGCGTGCCACAGCTCAGCACCTCAGTGAACGTCACCATCACTGTGGGG GACATAAACGACAATGCACCCATGTTCGTCAACCAGTCCTATGAGTTCTCAGTCTTTGAAGACTCTCCAG GGTCCCTTGTGGGTCAGGTGGAGGCCACAGATGCTGACCGGACAGAGATCAATTCCCGCATTTCCTTCCTACTTGAGAGGAGCAGTGGCTCTAGCAACTTCTTGATCCGCTCATTCCGCCTGGGGACAGGGAACTATAGTGGGAATCTGTCTGTGGACCCCGACACATCCCTGGACTATGACACCATGCAGCAGAAGTTCTTCTCCTTAGTGGTGGTGGCAGAGAATACGGCCGCAGACCAAGTTGGGGACAGAACCAATGTCACTGTGGTAGTCCACATCCTAGATGTCAATGACGAGCCCCCTACCATCCAGTCTCCCTCACCAGACAACATACACGTGAGCGAGAACGGCACACAGCAGGGTCTGGTCCTCACGCTGTTTGCCTCCGACCCAGACACCAACCACTCACTGGTCTTCGAGGAGCTGGCGGTTGCCTGCTCCAAGGCGGGGATCAGTGCTGGGGAGGTGTGCTGGGACTGGTTCCTGCTGGCACCCAACGGCTCGGTGCTGGTGAACAGCTTGGACATTGACTACGAGCTGTGCGACCTGGTAGAGATCACGCTGCGGGCTGAAGACCTGTACACCGAGAAGGGCAACCGCTACAGCCAGAATG AAACCCTGAGGATCCACATCACTGACGTGAACGACAACGTGCCACTCTTCCTGCCCATCTCGGAGACCTTTG TGGTTGTTCCCGAAATCTCTCCTGTGGGCCTACAAGTGGCTACTGTGAAG GCCACAGACGCTGACTCAGGGATGGCGGGATCCATCATCTTCTCCATTGCCAGTGTGGTGCTCGTGGAGGACAACGGGGTGAACCGGACCTTAGAGAACCTCTTCAAGGCAGACACGATTGAAGACAAGGGCATCTACACAGGGAGCATTCA GGTGGCCAGCAACCTCGATAGCTCACTTAAGGGGCAATACCAGGTGACGGTGGAGGCTCAGGACAAAGAACAACCAGTGCACACAGCACAGATTGTGCTGAAT ATCTTCGCAGTGGATCAGAGCTACCGCGTTCACCTCCAGTTCGTGACAACGGTGGATCAAGTCCAGAATAATTCCGAAAGCATCAAAGC GGCCCTAACCACTGCAACCAAGGCAGGGGTCTACGTGGCAGCCATCCGGAGCGTGGAAGAAACCCGTGCCTCCCA GGTGGAAGCCAAGTCGGTGATGGAGGCATACTTCGTCTACAGAAACGGCACTGCCCTGGACATCAACCAGCTGAGCGT GCTCATACAGTCTGACCCGCAGATCCTGGCTGAGCTGGTGAACCTGGGCCTGGCTGTCATC GGCCCCGGGGAGGCGGTAAAGCCCACCAAGGAGACAGAGCTGATCGGCATCATTGCAGGGCTGGCAGCATTCCTgctcatcttcatcctcatcatgACCCTGGTCTTGGTTCTCACCACCAGGAG CTACAAGAGAAAGCTGAGTGCAATGAAGGCTCTGAAGGTGGCCACAACGTTCAGCCCtgccatggtgcagcagggagCCGGCATCCCCGGGACCAACCAGTACAATGCAGAGGG AGCCAACCCCATGCTGAACCTCTCGATCGATCCCTCTCACGACCTGGGCTTCCACGAGGACTCCGTCTCTGTGGCCAG CGTGAATTCCCTGGATGAAAACACAGTAAATGCACCCGGGGACTACAACCTCAAGGACAAA ctgggcaAAGCGCAGCCGACGGACCACGGTGACGAGGAGGTGCTGGTGGCCGCCCTGAACCAGAAGGAGCCCACCAAAATGGCATACATCAACACCACCTTCACCACCACTGACTTGTGA
- the RNF44 gene encoding RING finger protein 44: MRPWELAVNRRPPSAPFNQRRFSGGPCSSPDHLRRSPPARRQWGRRDRPLATLLGQDEPQLHPAFPQQPHIPVDEPRAYALPSTPPRMLHPAAHPPHQNPFMVDLHDQVHQGPVPLSYTVTTVTTQGFPIHAGQHIPGCSTQQLPACSVMFSGQHYPLCCLPPPLIQACAMQQLPVSYQTFPPIISSDHYILHPPPPPVPPHQPPHMAPLGQFVPLQAQHPRMPLQRIDNDVDLRGEQHPITGFTYPPSHHAPTLSPSVPLHYLPHDPLHQELPFGVPYPHMMPRRLNTQRYRLQQALPPPPPPPPPPPYYPSFLPYFLSMLPVSPTAVGPTISLDLDVDDVEMENYEALLNLAERLGEAKPRGLTKADIEHLPSYRFNPESHQSEQTLCVVCFSDFEARQLLRVLPCNHEFHAKCVDKWLKANRTCPICRADASEVQREAD; the protein is encoded by the exons ATGCGACCATGGGAACTGGCAGTGAATAGGCGGCCACCCTCTGCCCCTTTTAACCAGCGCCGTTTCTCGGGGGGACCCTGCAGCAGCCCCGACCACCTCCGGCGAAG cccccctgcCAGACGTCAGTGGGGACGACGCGACCGACCTCTGGCAACCCTGCTGGGCCAGGATGAGCCCCAGCTACACcctgccttcccccagcagcCGCACATCCCTGTAGATGAGCCCCGCGCCTACGCTCTCCCCAGCACGCCGCCACGAATGCTTCACCCGGCCGCTCACCCGCCCCACCAGAACCCATTCATGGTGGATCTGCATGACCAG GTGCACCAGGGACCTGTCCCTCTCTCCTACACGGTTACCACCGTCACGACGCAAGGCTTCCCCATCCACGCCGGCCAGCACATCCCTGGGtgcagcacccagcagctcccagcatgCTCAGTGATGTTCAGTGGACAGCACTACCCGCTCTGCTGCCTCCCGCCCCCG CTGATCCAGGCATGCGCCATGCAACAGCTCCCCGTCTCCTACCAGACGTTCCCCCCCATCATCTCCAGCGACCATTACATCCTGCACCCCCCTCCGCCGCCAGTGCCCCCCCACCAGCCACCCCACATGGCCCCCCTGGGGCAGTTTGTACCTCTCCAAGCCCAGCACCCACGCATG CCTCTGCAGAGGATAGACAATGACGTGGACCTGCGAGGGGAGCAGCACCCCATCACAGGCTTCACATACCCCCCGTCCCACCACGCTCCCACGCTGTCCCCCTCTGTGCCGCTGCATTACCTCCCCCACGACCCGCTGCACCAAGAACTGCCATTCGGCGTG cCATACCCCCACATGATGCCCCGGCGGCTGAACACCCAGCGGTACCGGCTGCAGCaggcgctgccccccccgccgccccctccgccgCCACCCCCATACTACCCGAGCTTCCTGCCCTATTTCCT CTCTATGCTTCCCGTGTCGCCGACGGCTGTGGGGCCCACGATCAGCCTAGACCTGGACGTGGATGATGTGGAGATGGAGAATTACGAG GCATTGCTGAACCTGGCCGAGCGGCTGGGGGAGGCCAAGCCGCGGGGACTCACCAAAGCAGACATCGAGCACCTCCCGTCCTACCGCTTCAACCCCGAGAGCCACCAGTCTGAGCAGACCCT GTGCGTCGTGTGCTTCAGCGACTTCGAGGCCCGGCAGCTTCTCCGCGTCCTGCCCTGCAACCACGAGTTCCACGCCAAGTGTGTCGACAAATGGTTAAAG GCGAACCGCACGTGCCCCATCTGCCGGGCAGACGCGTCGGAGGTGCAGCGGGAGGCGGACTGA